CCAAACCTGGAAAACCAAAGGGcaagaaaaaaattccatctGTTCGTCAGAAGTTtgatgtaagtttttttttttgtcattccattaaaagcataaaatagcCTAATAACTACTCCTtcaataaaatcaacattttttttttcacacaatgaaTGATctcactaattgaactccacactTCTATTATTTTTAACTAATGTTACTACTGGCTAATGTTCTCTTTTCGTCAcattctgtaaaggaataacacacaTTTGATATGTTCTGGAATAGAATGTAGTGTccccaatgcatttgcatgtagggaaataaaagctattgtaaggattttgagcttttatTCACTTCTATAAACACACtgttattattctgaacacaactgtatgttACCATGAAAGATAGGAGCAAAACTTCTGACAAACATGTACAATGTTGTGCATAGTAGTTGATGGGTGTTGACAGGCATATGTTTAACATCATCAAGGTACATTAAAGTGTCAGAAAAGAAGCATCTAAGTGGGTGAGATCTACTGTTGTGGTTAATACTCATATTTGTTCAAATTATAGAGCATAGGAGAATCGTTTGGAGTGTTAGGCTGTAAACTACAAAGTAAATGCATCCTCTAAATAATGATAAGCCCTTACAGCTGTCATTAAGGTTGTCGCTGTTTGGAGATATCTACCGCCTGATTCCAAATGTTCATATTTCCCTTTATCTTTTGTCCCTTTGTCAGCAGTAACTAGATCAAAATGTTTAGGTTAATCAAGTTTTTGCATTATTCACAAGCAAAGCTTCTATGTCACATTGTTTATGTCATTGAATAATCTGAAGGTGccctgaactgtttttttttatcagcatggATAATTCTGATTACCATTCTGTAAATTACTGTTTGATCACAAACATAAACCAGCACAATTTAATGATGATAAAAGCAATGCTGAAGATTAACATTAAAGCAATTAAAAGCAGTTCATGTTATTGGCTCCTACACACAAAAACAccaggaatacattttttctgcatgATTCTCTGTAAGTCTTCCCCCTCTGTGCATGCAGCCTAGCGCACATGGAAAACTGGCTCTTGGTTTTGTTTTTATCAGCTTCCACTGTAAAGTTATGTCTTGTGTCATACAGATcgcttttttaacagtttttaaaagCTCATTTATTTAATTCCATTAATATGATTTCTAGAAACAATTCAGATGggttaaatctgtttttaataaCTGGGCTTTTCATTATATGTAACTGTACACTGCTTGCTTTTGTTCAGCATCGCTTCCAGCCCCAAAATCCTTTGGCTGGGGCACAGCAATTTGTAAGCAGAGATCCTCAAGAGGATGATGAGCTGAAGCTATGTTCTCACACAATGACATTGCCCACACGAGGGCAGCTGGAGGGAAGGATGATCATTACAGCATATGAACACGGACTGGATAATGTAACAGAGGAGGCAGTGACCATTGTCATCCATGCATTAGAGGCAAGTATTACAGCTGTGTACCTGGCATAGTTATTCTAAACCGGCAACCCATTTAAGATTTATATCTGCTTTATTGTAGAACTTTGtagttttgtgtatttgtgttgcCATAATGTTTCTGTACTAGTACAAAACTGTCTCTAGAGCTGGGCTTTTATTCCACGTGTCCATGTCTTTATGATAAATGCAGCTTGATTATCAGTGCAAAATACAAGTCTCTAATCCTTGCAGTAATTATGAAACCTCTTCTAGATTATTGCAGAATTCATGCAACATTTATTTAGTGTGTGACGCATTcactttgtttttctgtctataAATTAGCCCATATgtgattagtaaaaaaaaactttggttttatTGGTATTCAGGCCATGTTTGATACCTTATGTGAAGGTATTTGTgggcatttattttgcattgaaaatgGCACTGTGTATATTGTGTGAGAGGTATTGTATTGAATATATTGATGGTGAATTACAGCAAAGAAAGGCAGAAAGTAGGTAATTGTATTATTAGTGAAACATGATTTCTGTTTTTGGTGgcattatgtatgtatatatgtgtgtgtgtgtatgtgtgtgtatatgtgtgtatatatatattctgtctcTGCAATGTTTACAGGTCCTGGAGCTTGGAGACCGCTGTATTCTTAAAGCACCTTGTTCATACTTAACCTGCTCAAAGGTTTTATAGGATGGTCAGTCATTTTGAAATGGCATGATTGCTCTCAAAGTGAACTCTTCCAAGACTACTGCACAGAACTCCACGAACCTGAAAACcggttttactaaaaataatgtcatttttaagGAGGGGAAAAGGCAGGGCTAGCAGCTGCAGCAGCTTAAAGTACATAATAGTGATTAGGACAGTTCTCCAACTAGCTGCATTTTTCAAACAGTGAATGTCCGGAACACAACTATTGCTTACCCAGGGAGATCTGTATATTTTATCAGAGCTAGCGTGGTTTAAAGTTCATGTAGGATTATATTGTAGATGACGGACTGATAAATTAAATTGAGTCAGAGGTGAAAAGGATTAATGATCTTCTCCTACCACAGAAACATCTGAAAGATATTTTGACATCAGTGGTATCACGTAGACAAGCTTATCGCCTCAAAGATGGACATTTCAGATATGCATTTGGCTGCAACATTAATCCTCAACCTTACCTCAGGAACAGCGTGGCAACCTACAATCAACTTGCCGAATGGTGAGTACAAAATTTGTATCTAAATAGTTGATTTTGAATAACTTTTAGAACCTTCACCAGCGTATGAAAGAAATGTGCCCTTTGTAAAATCTTTTGTTTGATGCTTACTTTAATAAATTGAGAATTACAAAGCCTGCTATTGCTTACATTAACTTAAAGCTGCTATTTGCTGATGCTGATAGAGTATCTTCAAAATATTGAGACCCTGACCAGGAGCAAGTGTGCAAATCAGAAGTTCAGCTTCACTTCAAGCTACatgctttttttcccaataatAGATTAATATAACGCGTATtgataccaatatatatatatatatatattcttccatAATGCATTATATGAGGCAATGTAAATCAACAGGGGACATGATGTTGTACATTTTTGgataaaaactttttcttttgatCAGCAGTCAGTGATTCCCTAGGCAAGAATGTCATTCTGAATgtaggagaaagcatttccttagACTCTTcttccttaggctatgtacacacatcagatgatactagcctcagggctagtattgaatgaaaatctgacgtgtgtacagcggccttccaacgtcgttcatggatccttcctggcGGATCTATTAATGATGAACAACTGCAAGTGatggggagagagcgcagcgaggTAACCCTTGTTCTCTctcctcccctctcaatagaacagaacagcactgtatgtacagtgctcggtCATAcacctttcagtcttttatcgttggaaaggatcctggaAGACAAAAGTCTGTGTTCGTAGCCTTAGTCGTTACACTGCAACAGAGAAGAGAGTTTGTAGATGCAAGCTAAAAGGCTGCAGCAGGGCTTAATCATCTGTGTAGTACATTTATCAGCAGAGACAAAAATTGCATAGACCCCATAATTTAAAGGATATGTATATCTGTATGTCAGTTTTGTCCTTTTGGAAAACAATCACGAGTATGTGATACGTTTGACAGATGATAAAACATTGCTACACTTACACATTTGTTGTTTTGATAGCATATGTGAACTTcacatgaaaatatttcaaattctACAATTAATTCTCAGTTTATGGTACAtccaggttttttatttttttatactatttattttgtatattattcgAAAGCATGCAACATTCCATCACTGCCAATATGAGTGGTTGATGTTTAAATGCTGCTCAGCAGTCTTGGCAGTTATTCTTTGCAGGACAAGTTTCCACAGCGCCTATGTCTGGTATACACCAGGGCAGCTTGCTGAAGGGAGTGAGAAGAGCCATTCTAAACTACACCCTTGCATGCAGTTTTAtgtagcagtgttctccccagccccttttagctgggcccaccacccggcacttttcagtaaccacccggctgtttttatgtggctactgaagagttgggtcacaatacaggggatcccacccgcctacaatttcttcccacccggctccaaaaaaatcctgggttgagcactgtgtagGATATATCGGTTGGTTCACAGGGGTATTCTTTATTAAGCATTCTGTGTGGACTATTAAATGGGGTATGTGGAAGACAGAGAGTACCACCTGCTTTTTGTGTGCACAATATCGTGGAGGCATTCAAGACAGTCCTGTAGGTAATGGTCATTCAaaatataatgatattttataatCTAAATTACATAGGATTTAATTGCTTCCATATGTGGCAGGATTCCTTTAatatcttcctaaaaaaaaaagggcatgaCCTTGTGGGtttaacagaaattaaaaaatcatttccttttaaaattcctttttaaaatatcagATTGCGCAAGCacaaatactgttttatttaCCCAAACAATTCCGCCTATAAGTTCATATGGCTACTATGAGTAAACAAGAAAGCAGGTGGGCAGTCTGTCAGCTCATGGACTCGTTTAATGGAAAAGACAATTACTGGTAGAAGtatctaaaaatattaaacactaaaaaaaaaatatatggaaactTTTAGTCAATGTGGAAAAAGACTCAGCCAAGTATGGCATGTTTTGAAACTCcgcatttaaaaagcaaaaaaatccttaaagttttaagatatattttgtagagaaaaaaatactttacaaagaGGGTAAAAAGGACAATATAAAACCTAATAATATAGTATCCAACGCAGTCAAATTTTGGATAAATCTAAAGGTATTAGATAAAGATAGTTTTTCAAGTTAGGAtggatattttatattctttttcccATATCGATGTACATGTAGGTCAATGTATGAAGCTTAAGTCAATTCAAAATATATTGCAGGGGATGTCCATATGACAACGTATATTGTATATACACTTTTTGCGTAAAGATGTCATTTCATCAGTCTTCTGTAGATGATCCACAAATGAAAACTAAAAGTGTAGTCATAAACTGGATTCAATCTGAATACAATCTTGCAAATTTTAATACAGTACCATATCAAAAAGATGAAACTTGTACACAGTTTGGtaagaattatttaaattcaCCTTAACAGATGCCTGGTCCTCTAAGAGCGCAGTCAGTATGAAATATCATTCAAGTGTTTCTCAACATCAAGTGTTTCTCAATAATGAAGAACCTGAAAGGTGCCCAAATTTCTGCCAATTAAAAGTCTCTCATGTCTTTTATTTGATGTCCTATATTTTATCCCACAgtaaagtaaagctacgtacacacgtcagatttttatcgcccgataatcggcatcggccaattatcgggcaaaaatctgccgtgtgtacagtcggtgtcgtccatagtccggacgaccgacctgccggatccacggacgatggacgacagccaatcgtaatgaaagtgaaggagagagcgcgcagcagggtgcggctccgtcgctctccccctcccctctccatagagcatgaacggtgctgtatgtacagcaccgttcatgcatcgtgcactcccttgtcgttggaaaggatcgtgaaagatcctttccaacgacaaaaattggcagtgtgtacgcagctttacagtaaaGAAGCTTAACGTGGGCATATTTATCTGAGTAGACCAGCTGTTACAATAGAACAAGATTAGTCAAGCTGTTCCAAAAATGAAGCCCAGAGCCACCGGACATCATCATATCAGACTGCCCAACAACAAGGTGAAATATATGTCTACAAAAAGAAATTAGCAATAATAAAGCAACACAATGGTGCTGTCCAATATGGCATGTGTgtaattagatatatatattatatctaattatattagatatatatataaagtaagatTGGTGGGGCTAAAGAAAGATAAATCTAAAGAATAATTGGAAATGAAACAAGTGGGGAAAAAGCACAATGGGATACTCCAACATGACATAAATCCAGAGTTTAGCCTAAAGAGGGACAGATGTGTGAACGAGTATCTGTGTGGtggaccaagaaaaaaaaaaatacaaattagtcGTAAAACGTGGtacaatgtatttaaagcaatgtaCTCAAAAGAGAAGGAAGTtacaaaatattcaacaaataatTGGTGTGATCAGCTATCAACTCAAACTTTCTATTTAGGTTGATTCAAATCTTTGTTTCCAATGTTGTAAATTGTAGTTTCCTCTCTTTTTAGAAGATCCTCTTCAAAAATTATGCCCAGTTTATGGCTAGTGTTTCAATTTTAGTTCGTGGATGGTCTATAAAAGTCTGATAAATCAGAGTTGTAATGCTGCGGagctcattgtaaagaatgctaattgcctgggtGTAAAGCAAATCTTGGTTTCAGTCACAcatgaaacaagtatgcagatgtGACAATTTGTGTGTCAATTTTCTGATCATCTGAGCCTCATTCTAGGTTAGTGATACAGCAAGTAAtagagaatcagaacaccaaccaaacaagcagaattttttgtttttagaagtaGGCCAAGGCTTTGCTTTAACCTTTCCTATTATAAATACCTGACCCCACCCCTTCCATCGCAATTCCTTATCCACCTTTTGGCAACAATGGCTGCCTCctttattggacctgatttattaacgctcggAAAGGCcggagaagaggaggaggattaATGGGTAAGATGAAATTGCTATGTCAACATGGGATTGCCAGCCGTATTGGCTAAGGGAAATAGACTCAGAAGCAGGGGTATGTTTTAAAGGCTATTCACAAGGACcaggtaaataatattttttagtccGGTCTCCATACTCTGCTACCAATTCTTCCATGTGTTGGATATGTTCTATCTCCAGCAACCAATCCTGGATAGATGGTGGAGCAGCCAGCGTCCAGTACTGACATAATACCATTATGCAATTGTTGCAGATTTGTCAGGTGAAGATCCATGATGGGATTCTTCTCATGttttcccacatcccaaagatgCTTTTATTGGTTTGATATCTGGCAACTCTGGAGGCCATTTGAGTGTTTGAGGGGCCAAATATGTACCAAGAAAGTATCTCTCATTTGAGTCCACCAGTCTGAACTGCTTATACATGCTTTATTGTTgtttgtaacatgtttttttttttttcctgtcactAATCTTTTCATGACCAATTTTGTTGAGCCGATGTGAATTGTaccctcaggtgcctgttcttggCTGGCAAGAGTGGCACCTGGTGTGGCTGGCATAGCCTCGGTTTCATGTGTTGTGCATTCTGCTTTACGGTTtcatgtgttgtgcattcagagatgctcttctatATATCTTGGTTGTAACGAGTGGTTGAGTTAACTTTCTATCTGTTTGAACCAGTCTGGACATtgtctgacctctggcatcaatgGGATTTTTCCCCCAGAGGACTGCGCtcactggacattttttttttagttgtgtgtGAGAATCCCAGCAAATTGGCGTTTTCTGGCACTAACCGCACTTCATTGTCATTTAAATCCtctttcttcctcattctgataCTGTTTAAACTTTAGCGGGTTGTCTTAGCAGTGTGGATGTCTACTTGCCTTAATGCACGGAGCTGTTGCCATGTAATTgcctgattagatatttgcattaacaagcagttgagctggtgtacataaaaaaagttgcTGGGGATTACCTGGTGACATGCTGGCTTAATTTAGGTGACTAGAAATAGGTTAAAATTAGCATAATGCAAAGAAAAAGGCCCATTCTTGAAGCCTAATCTGTGATGTCAATTTGCTGTAATTATTGGGTTCATAaatctgaactgaaaaaaaagtttaggtttgaGTGTGTAAGAGTTGGAATTTCTGTTAAGTTTTCTGTTTGTGTACTGGTTGAGTAGATTTTCCCTCATGTCATGTCTGGATAACACCAGCACATGAGGTGAGAACATTTTAGGTGTCACAGAGACGGAAAGACACGCGTACAAAGTACAGAGAGAGGAAGGATGAGTGTTTGTGGTCAGGCGGTCGTGGTCATAATTTAGATGAATTCTGACACTGGACTCTGTACTCCTTCATCACTGGCCTCCTTTCAAAAACACAAGTGTTAGCCTAATTTATATATAGTTCTGGCTTCAGTATTTCCAAGAGACAAGCCTAAAACATTTATGCTATAAATCCTCATCATAAAAGATTGACTTCCTATTTTCTAAATCACTAACACACAACAAATATGAAGATAGATCATCAGCAAAATCAAGAGAACtaatatttcaagaaaaaaaatagcaatggcagcctatgaAATCGCAAGTTTCCTGgcttttttaataattctatACAAACAGGCAATTTTCTTGTAGTCTCTAAGGCTAGTTTTTAAATTTCACAGATACTGAGAGGAGGTACTCCCAAAAGATTCTCGATTCATTGTACTTTTGGGTAGTTACTAGTGGCAACTGTTCTCAGCATTGtgcatagagagagagagagaatatatatatatatatatatatatatatatatatatatatatatatatatatatatatatatatatatatatacatacacaaaccaGGCTGGATGTTCACTTAGGAAAGCAACAGCTAGATCTGCTGACGGTGGGGTTTTATTATCTATTTCATGTACTTGACCTCATTTGCAGCAGCAGTAGATAGGGCCAAATATCGAAGCTGCATTCCAAAACATTCATGACTATTATTTTATCTCCTTCCTTCTGACTCCTTTTATTATTGGTTTTTAATGtgtgtggttttatttatttttttattaccctcATCTCATATCTTATTTgggctattcttttttttttttcggttgttgtaatcttcattcttcacttgaGCTAGCCAAAataaaagatgtaataaaaaaaatacttttacagttATCTTCAGGCATATATAAATCACACAAAATAATATCTTTGTATtcagtaatacaattttaaatatggaGAAGCacaagaagaaaatgtatttagttttgtgGCATTGCTCATATGCTAACCAGAAACCTACTGTTGGGTAGAGAGTGAGCATAGGAAGTCTAACAGtctgcataaaacataaaaacaacctGCCTAATGTTCTGTGATTTTCattagataatattaataatattagccaTATGTAAtagagttattatttttattgtgtttgttttcagCTTTCTCTGTCTGTTTAGTCCCCCAGCATTCTCCAATTCCCCTGGAAACCAGACTCCTGGAACTCACATACATCCTGACGATGCGGAGCAGCAAGCTGCCCTCTTACTAGCCTGTTCCGGAGACAACCTGCCTCCTAGCCTACCTCCAGTTAATATGTATGACCTGCTAGAAGCCTTCAAGGTAATGTACACTGTCTCAGTTCATGTGAAACAATGCATGTTAGACttgaaaacctaaaatgtatgtaGTAATAATGCttctaatgtttcttttttctcctgGATTTGAACCCAGACACAGACAACCTGCACTTACAATAGAAACTCCTTTATCCCTTAAGTGTAACTAAACTCGCCACTCTTTGCTCCATCTCTGGTTCCAACATTTTCAACCACTCCTTCTCCAGGCTTGTTTATTTTTGGCCACCAGGTCTTAATGACATAATTCATGTGCAGgagtgttcattcattcattcctggcagccagctatgcaGGGATCATACATAGTGTACATTCAAAAAAGATtgcaaggtttgttttttttgcagaaaatatataGCCTGCTTGCATTATTTTCCcatttcagttctgctttaatgaaagaTATACCTAAAAAGGTTTGCTCACACAAAAGGAATATGTATGTAATAAGGGGTTGCCAGGCTGGTAAATCCTTGTTTTTAATGTGTCTGGACTACACATAACAGTGAGATTTCCCTGGGTATTTCCCCACTCATATTTGCGTGTTCCAtaatttgtaatacaaaaaaaaaaaaatctNCAGGGAACATGGGATcccctcttaagctgcgtacacacctgcaatttttctcgttggaaaggatctttcacgatcctttccaacgagaaaagactgcacgatgcatgaacgatgctgtacatacagcaccgttcatgctctatggagaggggaaggggagagcgacggagcggcaccctgctgcgcgctctccccttccctttcattaggatcggtcgtcgtccatcgtccatggatccgccaggacggtcgtcggacgatggacggcgaCCGACTGTAcccacggcagattttcgcccgataattggccgataccgattatcgggcgagaaaaatttgccgtgtgtacgcagcttaagtcataAGGACAGATATGCAAAGAAGGAAACTCTGGTTCAGATATCAGGTGGTTTATCGTCCCTGCAtctacaaaataatgtattggCAGCTTTGGGCAGGCTAATAATTTAACTTAGCTTCAACTAGTATCACTTGTCTTAATGTGGGCGTATACTAACTCATAATTAAGGACTATGTGATAAAGAACATAGGACAAATTAAAGGGTGACCAAAGGGTTAAATATACATAGGATGTACATGGATAAATTGCTGGTCTAGGCGTCTTCAATTGATGTCCACATTTGTGAAGGCCTAGACTCTTAGTCACATGATCTCTGCTTATCTGGTTTAATCAGAGTTTAGTTTACATTTAGCAGAGACCATGTGACCAAGTGCCTGGGCCTTTATACATGAGTATATGTGTATTAGAGTGCACAATAAATACTGAAGCCTTTGTAAGAATCTGAAGTCTTTATAGGAATCTGATCTTGCaagattaaatttaaaaaaaggtattcagCCACTAACTTTCCCTTTTACTgagaatacattatatatttttttgagaatGACGTTTATAGACCATGACATGATATCATCCACTTTATCTACAAATACAGTTTCTCAGAAGTAACTGGCTTTTTGTCTGGTTTTCAGGGAAAAGGTAAATTTGAagtatatgtaatatttcatattcacCACACTAAATGAAAACATAACTT
This portion of the Pyxicephalus adspersus chromosome 8, UCB_Pads_2.0, whole genome shotgun sequence genome encodes:
- the TADA1 gene encoding transcriptional adapter 1, which encodes MATFVSELEAAKKSLSEALGENVKQYWANLKLWFKQKISKEEFDIEARRLLTQENVHSHNDFLLAILTRCQILISSPEGPSALGTAAKPGKPKGKKKIPSVRQKFDHRFQPQNPLAGAQQFVSRDPQEDDELKLCSHTMTLPTRGQLEGRMIITAYEHGLDNVTEEAVTIVIHALEKHLKDILTSVVSRRQAYRLKDGHFRYAFGCNINPQPYLRNSVATYNQLAECPPAFSNSPGNQTPGTHIHPDDAEQQAALLLACSGDNLPPSLPPVNMYDLLEAFKINREVIPSHTVYALNMERILMKLWHPTKQELQQDDIHRLRLTAKEGLLC